A portion of the Chromobacterium sp. IIBBL 290-4 genome contains these proteins:
- a CDS encoding tetratricopeptide repeat protein, whose amino-acid sequence MAFDLQEQEQIDSMKAFWQQWGKLIGGAVLAVSLGYLGYKAYNMYQLQQAEKAAASYEAVDNAVAAKDIAKLKSAALQLQGEYAGTIYASRSALVLAKAAFDKNDLDLAASQLQWVLQNSKDDAVKAIARLRLAALHLDQKKYDAAVSELNQEHPAAFDAQYLELKGDVFVAKGDNAAARDAYKASLAKLTDDDAGRQLVQTKLDALGG is encoded by the coding sequence ATGGCGTTCGACTTGCAGGAACAGGAACAGATCGATTCGATGAAGGCCTTCTGGCAACAGTGGGGCAAGCTGATCGGCGGCGCGGTGTTGGCCGTCAGCCTCGGCTACCTCGGCTACAAGGCTTACAATATGTACCAGCTGCAACAGGCCGAAAAAGCCGCCGCCTCCTATGAGGCGGTGGATAACGCCGTCGCGGCCAAAGACATCGCCAAGCTGAAATCCGCCGCGCTGCAACTGCAGGGCGAGTACGCAGGCACGATTTACGCCAGCCGCAGCGCGCTGGTGCTGGCCAAGGCCGCGTTCGACAAGAACGATTTGGATCTGGCCGCATCGCAACTGCAATGGGTGCTGCAAAACAGCAAGGATGACGCGGTGAAGGCCATCGCCCGCCTGCGTCTGGCCGCTTTGCATCTGGATCAGAAAAAGTACGACGCCGCGGTATCCGAGCTGAATCAGGAGCACCCGGCCGCCTTTGACGCGCAATACCTCGAGTTGAAGGGTGATGTGTTCGTCGCCAAGGGCGACAACGCCGCGGCTCGCGACGCTTACAAGGCGTCGCTGGCCAAACTCACCGATGACGACGCCGGCCGCCAGCTGGTGCAAACCAAACTCGACGCGCTGGGAGGCTGA
- the hflX gene encoding ribosome rescue GTPase HflX, with protein sequence MFDRPDLGDQAILVSLDFGDPDYQENVAECAELVRGSQVEILGMVQGKRQRPDAALFAGKGKVEEIAAMVRATGANVVIFNHALSPGQERNLERKLECRVIDRNSLILDIFAQRARSHEGKLQVELAQLSHLSTRLVRGWTHLERQKGGIGLRGPGETQLETDRRLLGIRVKSLKDRLAQVQRQRHTQRRSRNRAGIASVSIVGYTNAGKSTLFNSLTKANIYAADQLFATLDTTSRKLFLHHRLSVVISDTVGFIRDLPHTLVAAFRATLEETIQADLLLHVVDCANEMRDAQIEEVNKVLAEIDADGIPQLIVWNKSDLKGLPPEIERGENGEIVSVRVSALKGEGLELLREAIAERVQPSANNQEESYEHVVE encoded by the coding sequence ATGTTTGACCGTCCCGACTTGGGCGACCAGGCCATCCTGGTCAGCCTCGATTTTGGCGACCCCGATTATCAGGAAAATGTCGCCGAGTGCGCCGAGCTGGTGCGCGGCAGCCAAGTGGAAATTCTCGGCATGGTGCAGGGCAAGCGCCAGCGGCCCGACGCAGCCTTGTTCGCGGGCAAGGGCAAGGTGGAAGAGATTGCGGCCATGGTGCGCGCGACCGGCGCCAATGTGGTGATCTTCAATCACGCCTTGTCGCCCGGCCAGGAGCGCAATCTGGAGCGCAAGCTGGAATGCCGGGTCATAGACCGCAATAGTTTGATTCTCGATATTTTCGCCCAGCGCGCGCGCAGCCACGAAGGCAAGCTGCAGGTGGAGCTGGCGCAGTTGTCGCACTTGTCCACCCGGCTGGTGCGCGGCTGGACCCACTTGGAGCGGCAAAAGGGCGGCATCGGCCTGCGCGGCCCCGGCGAAACGCAGCTGGAAACCGACCGCCGCTTGCTCGGCATCCGGGTGAAATCGCTGAAAGATCGACTGGCCCAGGTGCAGAGGCAGCGCCACACCCAGCGCCGCAGCCGCAATCGCGCCGGCATCGCCTCGGTGTCCATCGTCGGCTATACCAATGCCGGCAAGTCCACTTTGTTCAACTCGCTGACCAAGGCCAATATCTACGCGGCCGACCAGTTGTTCGCCACGCTGGACACCACCAGCCGCAAGCTGTTCCTGCATCATCGGCTTTCCGTCGTGATTTCGGATACCGTCGGTTTCATCCGCGATCTGCCCCACACCCTGGTGGCCGCTTTCCGCGCCACGCTGGAAGAGACGATTCAGGCGGACCTGCTATTGCATGTGGTGGACTGCGCCAACGAGATGCGCGATGCGCAGATCGAAGAAGTGAATAAAGTGCTGGCCGAGATCGACGCCGACGGCATTCCGCAGCTGATCGTGTGGAACAAAAGCGATTTGAAAGGCCTGCCGCCGGAAATCGAGCGCGGCGAAAACGGCGAAATCGTTTCGGTGCGGGTGTCCGCGCTGAAGGGCGAGGGCTTGGAACTCTTGCGCGAAGCGATTGCCGAAAGGGTGCAACCTTCCGCCAACAACCAAGAAGAATCCTACGAGCATGTCGTCGAATGA
- the ispG gene encoding flavodoxin-dependent (E)-4-hydroxy-3-methylbut-2-enyl-diphosphate synthase, with protein MDSVNIARRSTRLVRVGHVLVGSAAPVVVQSMTNTDTADAAATAEQVYQLAQAGSEVVRITVNSPEAAARVAEIRQRLDDMGSSVPLVGDFHFNGDRLLKEFPDCAKALAKYRINPGNVGKGAKGDDKFAFMIRAAMEHDKAVRIGVNWGSLDQALLARMMDANSRAAHPLPLPKLMQEALIVSALESAEKAMEIGLSPDNIILSCKVSNVQDLISVYRDLGRRCDYPLHLGLTEAGMGSKGIVASSAALAVLLQEGIGDTIRISLTPQPGEARTKEVVVAQELLQTMGLRSFTPLVTACPGCGRTTSTFFQELADHIQSYLREQMPVWRLQYPGVEDMKVAVMGCVVNGPGESKLADIGISLPGTGEVPVAPVYVDGHKDVTLKGDNIPAEFTAIVDNYVKTRYGEGGAKRRESASRTIPIQPVKA; from the coding sequence ATGGATAGCGTGAACATCGCGCGCCGCTCCACCCGCCTGGTGCGGGTAGGGCATGTTTTGGTGGGTTCGGCCGCGCCGGTCGTGGTGCAGTCGATGACCAATACCGACACCGCGGACGCGGCGGCCACGGCCGAGCAGGTATACCAGCTGGCGCAAGCCGGCTCCGAAGTGGTGCGCATCACCGTCAACTCGCCGGAGGCGGCCGCCCGCGTGGCGGAAATCCGCCAGCGGCTGGACGATATGGGCAGCAGCGTGCCGCTGGTGGGCGACTTCCATTTCAACGGCGATCGGCTGTTGAAAGAGTTTCCGGACTGCGCCAAGGCGCTGGCCAAATACCGGATCAATCCGGGCAATGTGGGCAAGGGCGCCAAGGGCGACGACAAGTTCGCCTTCATGATCCGCGCGGCGATGGAGCACGACAAAGCCGTGCGCATCGGCGTCAACTGGGGCAGCCTGGACCAGGCCTTGCTCGCGCGGATGATGGACGCCAACAGCCGCGCGGCCCATCCCTTGCCGCTGCCCAAGCTGATGCAGGAGGCGCTGATCGTGTCGGCGCTGGAGTCGGCTGAGAAGGCGATGGAGATCGGCCTGTCGCCGGACAACATCATCTTGTCGTGCAAGGTCAGCAATGTGCAGGACCTGATCAGCGTTTACCGCGATCTGGGCCGGCGTTGCGACTACCCTCTGCACCTGGGCCTGACCGAGGCCGGCATGGGCAGCAAGGGCATCGTCGCCTCCAGCGCCGCCTTGGCGGTGCTGTTGCAGGAAGGCATAGGCGACACCATCCGCATCTCGCTGACGCCGCAACCGGGCGAGGCGCGCACCAAAGAGGTGGTGGTGGCGCAGGAGCTGTTGCAGACCATGGGCCTGCGCAGCTTCACGCCGCTGGTGACCGCCTGTCCGGGCTGCGGCCGCACCACCAGCACCTTCTTCCAGGAGCTGGCCGACCATATCCAGAGCTATCTGCGCGAGCAGATGCCGGTATGGCGCTTGCAGTATCCCGGCGTCGAGGACATGAAGGTGGCGGTGATGGGCTGCGTGGTGAATGGTCCGGGCGAGTCCAAGCTCGCCGACATCGGCATCTCGCTGCCGGGCACCGGCGAAGTGCCGGTGGCGCCGGTGTATGTGGATGGCCACAAGGATGTGACGCTGAAGGGCGACAACATTCCGGCCGAATTCACCGCCATCGTCGACAACTATGTGAAAACGCGTTACGGCGAGGGCGGGGCCAAGCGCCGCGAAAGCGCCAGCCGCACCATCCCGATCCAGCCGGTTAAGGCCTGA
- the ndk gene encoding nucleoside-diphosphate kinase, producing MAIERTLSIVKPDAVAKNVIGKIYDRFESNGLKIVAAKMKQLSRAEAEGFYAVHKERPFFTALVDFMISGPVMIQALEGENAVLKNRELMGATDPKKAEAGTIRADFADSIDANAVHGSDSVENAAIEVAYFFAASEICGR from the coding sequence ATGGCAATCGAACGTACCTTGTCCATCGTTAAGCCGGACGCAGTCGCCAAGAATGTAATCGGCAAAATCTACGACCGTTTCGAATCCAACGGCCTGAAGATCGTCGCCGCCAAGATGAAGCAACTGTCCCGCGCCGAAGCCGAAGGCTTCTACGCTGTGCACAAAGAGCGTCCGTTCTTCACCGCTCTGGTTGATTTCATGATTTCCGGCCCGGTGATGATCCAGGCGCTGGAAGGCGAAAACGCCGTGCTGAAGAACCGCGAACTGATGGGCGCCACCGATCCGAAGAAGGCTGAAGCCGGCACCATCCGCGCCGATTTCGCCGATTCCATCGATGCGAACGCCGTTCACGGCTCCGACAGCGTGGAAAACGCCGCCATCGAAGTGGCTTATTTCTTCGCCGCTTCCGAAATCTGTGGCCGCTAA
- a CDS encoding RodZ domain-containing protein — protein MEKKIEDHDTPKPRGIGATLKAAREAAGLGLGEVADRLKLSLRQLEAIERDDFDALPGATFVRGFVRNYARFLEVDPEPLMEALEQHFPSAVNEVANLVKGTAAREAQPQPQAAAPVEAEPSSGAAGKWVVLGLLAAGLVGGSVWYANRDASGAKPAQEAESGLAPMLTQHEASMASASAPVAASAPAVKTVAAKTASAPVAAAKPASAPTALAKAAAKPVASAPAKLAVNKPQASAPAAQGSDKVSVNVKDAAWVSVQDANGRKLIYKVMQPGDQTEVTGSAPFKVVVGNASQVELSYNGKPVDLADKIKGTTAKIQLK, from the coding sequence ATGGAAAAAAAAATCGAAGATCATGACACGCCGAAGCCGCGCGGCATCGGCGCCACTCTGAAGGCCGCTCGCGAGGCGGCCGGACTCGGCTTAGGGGAAGTGGCCGACAGACTGAAGCTGTCGCTTAGACAGTTGGAGGCGATAGAGCGCGACGATTTCGACGCCTTGCCCGGCGCGACTTTCGTCCGCGGCTTCGTGCGCAATTACGCCCGCTTCCTGGAAGTGGATCCCGAACCGCTGATGGAGGCGCTGGAGCAGCACTTCCCGTCGGCGGTGAACGAGGTCGCCAATCTGGTCAAGGGCACGGCGGCCCGCGAAGCGCAGCCGCAGCCCCAGGCTGCCGCGCCCGTCGAGGCGGAGCCCTCATCCGGCGCCGCCGGAAAGTGGGTGGTGCTGGGTTTGCTGGCCGCCGGGCTGGTGGGCGGCAGCGTCTGGTACGCCAATCGGGATGCGAGCGGCGCCAAGCCGGCGCAAGAGGCTGAAAGCGGCCTGGCGCCGATGCTGACGCAGCACGAAGCCTCGATGGCCTCCGCCTCCGCTCCTGTCGCCGCCTCCGCGCCGGCAGTGAAGACGGTTGCGGCGAAGACAGCTTCGGCGCCGGTGGCGGCAGCCAAGCCCGCCTCCGCGCCGACGGCGCTGGCCAAGGCGGCTGCCAAACCGGTAGCCAGCGCGCCGGCCAAGCTCGCGGTCAACAAGCCGCAAGCCAGCGCGCCGGCGGCGCAAGGCAGCGACAAGGTCAGCGTCAATGTCAAGGATGCGGCCTGGGTCTCGGTGCAGGACGCCAATGGCAGAAAACTGATTTACAAGGTGATGCAGCCCGGCGATCAAACCGAAGTGACCGGCTCCGCGCCGTTCAAGGTGGTGGTTGGCAATGCCAGCCAGGTGGAGCTGAGCTACAACGGCAAACCGGTGGATCTCGCAGACAAGATCAAGGGCACCACCGCCAAGATTCAACTCAAGTGA
- the hisS gene encoding histidine--tRNA ligase, giving the protein MAQKYQAVKGMNDVLPAESYQWEYFEEVLRKLLADYGYQNIRTPIVEGTPLFVRSIGEVTDIVEKEMYTFIDSLNGDSLTLRPEGTAGTLRAVVEHNLLYNATPKLWYMGPMYRHERPQKGRYRQFHQVGVEALGFAGPDIDAEIIAMTADLWRRLGISQYVRLEINSLGNAEERAAHREALVKYLEQHVDILDEDGKRRLYTNPLRVLDTKNPALQEMANAAPKLSDYLGEESRAHYAGWKAMIAALGIEFVENPRLVRGLDYYNRSVFEWVTTELGAQGTICAGGRYDGLIEQLGGKAAPGIGFGMGMERVLLLLQDKGLLRAQRNVDVYLVNQGEGAGLYSMKLAQTLRAAGYSVVQHLGEASFKSQMKKADGSGAAFALIVGENEIQAGQVVVKALRADVAQQTVAADALVATLASLKA; this is encoded by the coding sequence ATGGCTCAGAAATACCAAGCGGTCAAAGGCATGAACGATGTGCTGCCGGCCGAATCCTACCAGTGGGAATACTTTGAAGAAGTGCTGCGCAAGCTGTTGGCCGATTATGGCTATCAGAACATCCGCACCCCCATCGTCGAAGGCACGCCGCTGTTCGTCCGCTCCATCGGCGAAGTGACCGACATCGTCGAGAAGGAAATGTACACCTTCATCGACAGCCTGAACGGCGACAGCCTGACGCTGCGCCCGGAAGGCACTGCCGGCACGCTGCGCGCGGTGGTCGAGCACAACCTGCTGTACAACGCCACGCCCAAGCTGTGGTACATGGGCCCGATGTATCGCCACGAGCGCCCGCAGAAGGGCCGCTACCGCCAGTTCCACCAAGTGGGCGTGGAAGCGCTGGGCTTCGCCGGCCCGGACATCGACGCTGAAATCATCGCGATGACCGCCGATCTGTGGCGCCGTCTGGGCATCAGCCAGTACGTGCGCCTGGAGATCAACTCGCTGGGCAACGCCGAAGAGCGCGCAGCCCACCGCGAGGCCCTGGTCAAGTACCTGGAACAGCACGTAGACATTCTGGACGAAGACGGCAAGCGCCGCCTGTACACCAACCCGCTGCGCGTGCTGGACACCAAGAACCCGGCGCTGCAGGAGATGGCCAACGCCGCGCCCAAGCTGTCCGACTATCTGGGCGAGGAATCGCGCGCGCATTACGCCGGCTGGAAGGCGATGATCGCCGCGCTGGGCATCGAGTTCGTGGAAAATCCGCGCCTGGTGCGCGGCCTGGACTACTACAACCGTTCGGTATTCGAGTGGGTGACCACCGAGCTGGGCGCGCAAGGCACCATCTGCGCCGGCGGCCGTTACGACGGCCTGATCGAACAGCTGGGCGGCAAGGCCGCGCCGGGCATAGGCTTCGGCATGGGCATGGAGCGCGTGCTGTTGTTGCTGCAGGACAAGGGCCTGCTGCGGGCGCAGCGCAATGTCGACGTCTACCTGGTGAACCAGGGCGAGGGCGCCGGGCTCTATTCGATGAAACTGGCGCAAACCCTGCGCGCCGCCGGCTACTCGGTGGTGCAGCATCTGGGCGAAGCTAGCTTCAAGTCGCAAATGAAAAAAGCGGACGGCAGCGGCGCGGCATTCGCGCTGATCGTCGGCGAAAACGAAATCCAGGCGGGTCAGGTGGTGGTGAAGGCGCTGCGCGCCGACGTCGCCCAGCAGACCGTGGCGGCTGATGCGCTGGTGGCCACCCTTGCCTCTCTGAAAGCTTGA
- the bamB gene encoding outer membrane protein assembly factor BamB encodes MRRQLLLAAVLSSLTLAGCASWFEGSTQFQPTPLVAIKPLQTIDVKWTLQQAAPAGSFLPVYANGNVVTADAEGRIRSVDALSGRVQSDVSLKQALTAGVAVSDDTVLVGTPDATLLAVNRVSGKVLWQQTLTSIMLEPAQIAGAVAVVRTNDGRLTGFNVADGKQQWSVGNVLPQLTVRNNGSMRAVGREAVMVGQAGGRLDIINPVTGNALWQGSVATPRGATELERITDITSRPVFDNGQVCAVAYQGRVACFDARNGSLQWARDVSSSSGVAVDARNVYVTAEDGSVWAYDRQTGRNVWKNDELKYRSVSGPALIGRFVLVVDGEGYAHLLSNESGSIVGRNKIGTSGPVNQPVSLGSTALVQGRDGRLAMLNLG; translated from the coding sequence ATGCGCCGCCAACTGTTGCTTGCCGCTGTACTTTCCTCATTGACGCTGGCCGGTTGCGCCAGCTGGTTTGAAGGTTCCACCCAGTTTCAGCCGACGCCGCTGGTGGCGATCAAGCCGCTGCAAACGATAGATGTGAAATGGACGCTGCAGCAGGCGGCGCCTGCCGGCAGCTTCCTGCCGGTGTACGCCAACGGCAATGTGGTGACGGCTGACGCTGAGGGCCGCATCCGCAGCGTGGACGCGCTGTCCGGCCGCGTGCAGTCCGATGTCTCCTTGAAGCAGGCCTTGACTGCCGGCGTGGCGGTCAGCGACGACACCGTGCTGGTGGGCACGCCGGACGCCACGCTGCTGGCGGTGAACCGCGTCAGCGGCAAGGTGTTGTGGCAGCAGACGCTGACCAGCATCATGCTGGAGCCGGCGCAGATCGCCGGCGCGGTCGCCGTGGTGCGCACCAATGACGGCCGCCTGACCGGCTTCAATGTCGCCGACGGCAAACAGCAATGGTCGGTCGGCAACGTGTTGCCGCAGCTGACGGTGCGCAACAACGGCTCCATGCGCGCAGTGGGCCGCGAAGCGGTGATGGTGGGGCAGGCCGGCGGCCGCCTCGACATCATCAATCCGGTGACCGGCAACGCGCTGTGGCAAGGTTCGGTGGCTACGCCGCGCGGCGCCACCGAGCTGGAGCGCATCACCGACATCACCAGCCGCCCGGTGTTCGACAACGGCCAGGTGTGCGCGGTGGCCTACCAGGGCCGCGTGGCGTGCTTCGACGCGCGCAATGGCAGCCTGCAGTGGGCGCGCGATGTGTCGTCCAGCAGCGGCGTGGCGGTGGATGCCCGCAACGTCTATGTGACGGCGGAAGACGGTTCGGTCTGGGCGTATGATCGCCAAACCGGCCGCAACGTCTGGAAAAACGACGAACTGAAGTACCGCAGTGTTTCCGGCCCGGCCTTGATCGGGCGCTTCGTGCTGGTGGTGGATGGCGAAGGCTACGCTCATCTGCTATCCAACGAGAGCGGCAGCATTGTCGGACGCAACAAGATCGGTACCTCCGGTCCGGTCAATCAACCGGTATCGCTTGGCTCCACCGCCCTGGTGCAGGGACGGGATGGCCGCCTGGCGATGCTGAATTTGGGATAA
- a CDS encoding SPOR domain-containing protein yields the protein MREQNQQQTPYDGEEDSDINSKLKKRLWIAGGLVAVALAAIPLMDTLTKPKMEMSSDSQSPSSGKIIKPTSSPAAGVITPAKTASAPAIQASAPAAETPSQSPIAPAATTPAAPDLSKTPAIANQQAAARHPAAAPHAAAEPHSSAAKPAAAASNKEAPAKAAAPSAAASARNEAAQLPPANAATAPAPKANAPEPAPQIAKAEPAGSSMGYQVQMGLFSSVGNAQKLVKELQKHGIAAHTVTKVQVGPFKSRAEAEEAMKKLRELGYSPLLATQ from the coding sequence ATGCGCGAACAAAACCAACAGCAGACGCCCTACGACGGCGAAGAAGACTCCGACATCAACAGCAAGCTGAAAAAACGGCTCTGGATCGCCGGCGGCCTGGTCGCCGTCGCCCTCGCCGCCATTCCGCTGATGGATACGCTGACCAAACCCAAGATGGAAATGAGCAGCGACTCGCAAAGTCCAAGCTCAGGCAAGATCATCAAACCGACGTCCAGCCCAGCCGCCGGCGTCATCACGCCGGCCAAAACCGCCAGCGCGCCCGCCATCCAAGCCAGCGCGCCCGCGGCGGAAACACCCAGCCAATCGCCGATCGCGCCGGCCGCAACCACGCCAGCCGCGCCCGACCTGAGCAAAACCCCCGCCATCGCCAATCAGCAAGCCGCCGCCAGACACCCCGCGGCAGCGCCTCACGCGGCAGCCGAGCCCCACAGCAGCGCGGCCAAACCCGCCGCCGCGGCAAGCAACAAAGAAGCGCCGGCAAAAGCCGCCGCCCCGAGCGCCGCCGCCAGCGCCCGCAACGAGGCCGCGCAACTGCCGCCCGCCAACGCAGCAACCGCGCCAGCCCCCAAAGCCAACGCCCCAGAGCCCGCACCCCAAATCGCCAAAGCCGAACCCGCCGGCAGTTCCATGGGCTACCAAGTGCAAATGGGACTATTCAGCAGCGTCGGCAACGCGCAAAAACTGGTGAAGGAGCTGCAAAAACACGGCATCGCCGCCCACACCGTCACCAAGGTGCAAGTCGGCCCATTCAAATCGCGCGCGGAAGCGGAAGAAGCCATGAAAAAGCTGCGCGAACTAGGCTACTCGCCGCTGCTCGCCACGCAATAA
- the rlmN gene encoding 23S rRNA (adenine(2503)-C(2))-methyltransferase RlmN — MKTNLLDFNLDQLTQHFAEMGEKPFRAKQVMRWMHQMAENDFDAMTDLAKSLRAKLHERAVVGVPSLMTGQASSDGTRKWLLDVGTGNGVETVFIPEDDRGTLCVSSQVGCALECTFCSTGRQGFNRNLSTAEIIGQLWWANKAMGVTPKNERVVSNVVMMGMGEPLANFDNVVSAMQIMLDDHGYGLSRRRVTLSTSGLVPQMDRLREECPVALAVSLHAPNDAIRDEIVPINKKYPLVELMAACRRYLEKAPRDFITFEYVMLDGVNDRPEHARQLLELVRDVPCKFNLIPFNPFPNSGYDRSSNNAIRIFREILQEKGYVVTVRKTRGEDIDAACGQLAGQVQDKTRRQAKWMQIIEDKKL; from the coding sequence ATGAAAACCAACCTGCTCGATTTCAATCTGGACCAACTGACGCAACACTTTGCCGAGATGGGCGAAAAGCCTTTCCGCGCCAAGCAAGTGATGCGCTGGATGCACCAGATGGCCGAAAACGATTTCGACGCGATGACCGATCTCGCCAAGAGCCTGCGCGCCAAGCTGCACGAGCGCGCCGTGGTGGGCGTGCCGTCGCTGATGACCGGGCAGGCGTCCAGTGATGGCACCCGCAAGTGGCTGCTCGATGTCGGCACCGGCAACGGTGTGGAAACCGTGTTCATTCCGGAAGACGATCGCGGCACCTTGTGCGTGTCATCCCAGGTGGGTTGCGCGCTGGAGTGCACGTTCTGCTCCACCGGCCGCCAGGGATTCAACCGCAATTTGTCAACCGCCGAAATCATCGGCCAGCTGTGGTGGGCCAACAAGGCCATGGGCGTGACGCCCAAGAACGAGCGCGTCGTCTCCAATGTGGTGATGATGGGCATGGGCGAGCCGCTGGCCAACTTCGACAACGTGGTCAGCGCGATGCAGATCATGCTGGACGACCACGGTTACGGCTTGAGCCGCCGCCGCGTGACGCTGTCCACCTCCGGCCTGGTGCCGCAAATGGACCGGCTGCGCGAAGAATGCCCGGTGGCGCTGGCGGTGTCGCTGCATGCGCCCAACGACGCGATCCGCGACGAAATCGTGCCGATCAACAAGAAATATCCGTTGGTGGAGCTGATGGCCGCCTGTCGCCGCTATCTGGAAAAAGCGCCGCGCGATTTCATCACCTTCGAATATGTGATGCTTGACGGGGTCAACGATAGACCGGAACATGCTCGCCAGTTGCTGGAATTGGTGAGGGACGTGCCGTGCAAGTTCAACCTGATTCCGTTTAATCCTTTCCCGAACTCGGGTTATGATCGCTCCAGCAACAACGCGATTCGCATTTTCCGTGAAATACTGCAGGAAAAGGGCTATGTCGTGACAGTGCGCAAGACGCGCGGCGAAGATATCGACGCCGCCTGCGGCCAGTTGGCGGGCCAGGTGCAGGATAAAACCCGGCGCCAGGCCAAGTGGATGCAGATCATAGAGGATAAAAAACTATGA
- the pilW gene encoding type IV pilus biogenesis/stability protein PilW: MAFSASAPAAAGNAQDLARIRSQLAVEYAKIGNLKVALDNANQAVQADPTLVSAYLTRAYVLNLLQQSGPAEEDFQRALRLDPASPEVNNNYGLFLCEHGKPQESLAWFQKALANPLYDSPQSAYLNLGRCSAKLGRQEQANDYLLSALRAAPEYAPALRELANLQLEQGNARLAAFYFGRLRRAASSALDAADWWLGARIARKAGDDALESECANVLKNQYPDSRETQLLLSGS; this comes from the coding sequence TTGGCCTTTAGCGCAAGCGCACCTGCCGCGGCGGGCAATGCTCAGGATCTTGCCCGCATCCGCAGCCAGTTGGCGGTGGAGTACGCGAAGATAGGCAATCTGAAGGTGGCGCTGGACAACGCCAATCAGGCGGTTCAAGCCGACCCCACCCTGGTGAGCGCCTATCTGACCCGCGCGTATGTGTTGAATTTGCTGCAGCAGTCGGGCCCGGCGGAAGAGGATTTCCAGCGCGCGTTACGGCTGGACCCCGCCAGTCCCGAGGTCAATAACAATTACGGCCTGTTCCTGTGCGAACATGGCAAGCCGCAGGAGTCGCTGGCCTGGTTTCAGAAGGCTTTGGCCAATCCCCTGTATGATTCGCCGCAGAGCGCCTATTTGAACCTGGGCCGCTGCAGCGCCAAGCTGGGAAGGCAGGAGCAGGCGAACGATTATCTGTTGAGCGCTTTGCGCGCGGCGCCGGAGTACGCGCCCGCATTGCGCGAGCTGGCCAATTTGCAGCTGGAACAGGGCAACGCCAGGCTGGCGGCCTTTTATTTCGGGCGCTTGCGCCGCGCCGCGTCAAGCGCGCTGGATGCGGCTGACTGGTGGTTGGGAGCCAGAATCGCCCGCAAGGCTGGTGACGACGCGTTGGAGAGCGAGTGCGCCAACGTGTTGAAAAACCAGTATCCGGACTCCAGAGAAACGCAACTGTTGTTGAGTGGAAGCTGA
- the hfq gene encoding RNA chaperone Hfq translates to MSSKGQMLQDPFLNILRKEHVPVSIYLVNGIKLQGQVESFDQYVVLLKNTVTQMVYKHAISTVVPARPVNIPHEHPAQKQDQAQDA, encoded by the coding sequence ATGAGCTCTAAAGGGCAAATGTTACAAGACCCGTTCCTGAACATCCTGCGCAAGGAACACGTGCCGGTTTCCATTTATCTGGTCAACGGCATCAAGCTGCAGGGCCAGGTCGAATCTTTCGACCAATATGTTGTTCTGCTGAAGAACACGGTGACCCAGATGGTTTACAAGCACGCCATCTCCACCGTGGTTCCGGCCCGTCCGGTCAACATCCCGCACGAACATCCGGCGCAAAAGCAGGATCAGGCTCAGGACGCCTAA